The following proteins are encoded in a genomic region of Tenebrio molitor chromosome 7, icTenMoli1.1, whole genome shotgun sequence:
- the LOC138134855 gene encoding myogenesis-regulating glycosidase isoform X2: MDPKPNSVHETSLNVEGKDGDEGEERPPEASERRLSLRRNSISLPNLDDLQVLKQHVQIAEDGDDDTDSDYEIPPTSRTPLRNARRKSVTSPPSKMLKPPGEDESGSNSPANSITSINSLASLLREKMQMLPATLRKKKSPDYKTRIFVCLLFITIVVLIFCAYFLYHQKVLQKAYFQKIKFNKIKRIMKIYNNDGQEVIRGKLGTTIKYDKALPCLPSDEKHDGSICSEWMGHARLYLQFHQHSPEVKCYNFQWIALNDAIAPTDCYDLSQPNDHWYGGGQTAESAWPLEKGNHDFAPFITGRVDKHEYGNVLERYFISSKGAAIIVDDATPLYVSISGVDNKELCLRAKYDDFAYVNRLMKTAQLNYSICTSSDMFKLHSNLVENALWDGLKPDDMNVINSLLTEPLWEVTSATKSELTEETISNYTENVIALGFLKQGHVLINEFWQRHVGDFEVDSERFPTLEEAITIMHRRGFRIVFSIQPFISTESFNFAEAVKRRLLVSERFSDRRIPALTRYKSSQSAGVLDTTNNGTIPWLLNKLKSVVAKYKFDAYYLDLGTAYNMPHYYQCEKPLINPDQYKTFFINNLQNSVSLFGVNSAVERPKAPTFVSLPQFESSWDGLRRVIPTILTYGLLGYPFLIPGAVGGDVEAPETLFYTNYSSELLPDKELYVRWLQLATFLPVIRYTHLPSTYGDDNVMEMAKILTSLRQAKVTPLLKKYAKISLDTGLPMIRPLWMLEYNDTACHVVADEFSIGEDLIVAPVLRSGAREREIYLPAGVWKDGIGGNLRKGSRWIHDYKVEENQVAYFEKMPPDTRF, from the exons ATGGATCCTAAACCTAATAGCGTACACGAAACTTCTTTAAATGTCGAAGGTAAAGACGGCGATGAAGGTGAAGAACGGCCGCCGGAAGCGTCGGAAAGAAGACTGTCCTTGAGAAGGAACAGCATCTCGCTTCCGAATCTGGACGACCTGCAAGTCCTCAAACAGCATGTCCAG ATCGCAGAGGATGGAGACGACGATACAGACAGTGATTACGAAATTCCCCCAACTAGTAG GACTCCTCTGCGTAATGCTAGAAGGAAGTCTGTCACAAGTCCTCCATCCAAGATGCTCAAACCTCCAGGTGAAGATGAGTCCGGAAGTAATTCACCGGCTAATTCCATCACGTCGATCAACTCCTTGGCGAGTCTGCTCAGGGAAAAAATGCAG ATGCTTCCTGCAACTCTCCGAAAAAAGAAATCTCCAGATTACAAAACTCGCATCTTCGTTTGCCTCCTGTTCATAACCATCGTCGTCTTGATCTTCTGCGCGTACTTCCTCTACCACCAAAAGGTCCTCCAGAAGGCTTATTTCCAGAAGATCAAGTTCAACAAGATCAAACGCATCATGAAGATTTACAACAACGACGGACAGGAAGTCATTCGAGGTAAACTGGGTACGACTATCAAATACGACAAAGCCTTGCCGTGTCTGCCATCTGATGAGAAGCACGATGGTAGTATCTGTTCGGAATGGATGGGTCACGCGCGTTTGTACCTTCAGTTCCATCAACACAGCCCCGAAGTGAAATGTTACAACTTCCAGTGGATCGCTTTGAACGATGCGATCGCGCCTACAGATTGTTACGACTTGTCACAACCCAACGACCATTGGTACGGTGGAGGTCAAACAGCGGAGTCCGCATGGCCCTTAGAAAAAGGCAATCACGATTTCGCCCCTTTTATCACAGGTCGCGTCGACAAACACGAGTACGGCAACGTTTTGGAACGCTACTTCATCAGTTCAAAAGGCGCGGCGATCATAGTAGACGACGCAACTCCTTTGTACGTCTCTATTTCGGGAGTAGACAACAAGGAGTTGTGTTTGAGGGCGAAGTACGACGACTTCGCTTACGTCAATCGCTTGATGAAGACGGCACAGTTGAATTATAGTATTTGCACTAGTTCCGACATGTTCAAATTGCATTCGAATCTAGTGGAAAACGCTCTGTGGGACGGTCTTAAACCTGACGACATGAACGTGATCAACTCGCTCTTGACTGAGCCTCTATGGGAGGTCACTTCTGCAACCAAGAGCGAGCTGACCGAAGAGACGATCTCGAATTACACCGAAAACGTGATAGCGCTGGGCTTTTTGAAGCAAGGACACGTTTTGATCAACGAGTTTTGGCAGAGACACGTCGGCGACTTTGAAGTCGATTCGGAACGGTTCCCGACGCTCGAAGAGGCGATCACGATCATGCATCGACGCGGCTTCAGAATCGTCTTTTCGATCCAACCGTTCATCTCCACTGAAAGCTTCAATTTTGCGGAAGCTGTCAAAAGGAGATTGTTGGTTTCGGAGAGGTTCAGCGACAGAAGAATTCCAGCGTTGACCAGGTACAAGTCGTCCCAGAGCGCTGGAGTTTTGGATACGACCAACAACGGAACCATCCCTTGGCTCCTCAACAAGCTGAAGTCGGTAGTGgcaaaatacaaatttgacgCGTACTATCTAGATCTAGGTACTGCGTACAACATGCCTCACTACTACCAGTGCGAGAAGCCTTTGATCAACCCGGACCAGTACAAGACTTTCTTCATCAACAACCTCCAAAACAGCGTCAGTCTCTTTGGGGTGAACAGCGCTGTCGAACGACCCAAAGCTCCAACGTTTGTGTCTCTCCCTCAATTTGAATCGTCATGGGATGGCTTGAGGAGAGTCATCCCGACCATACTGACCTACGGATTGCTCGGCTACCCCTTCTTGATTCCCGGTGCCGTCGGCGGCGACGTCGAAGCACCAGAAACCCTCTTCTACACCAACTACAGCTCCGAACTCCTCCCAGACAAAGAGCTCTACGTGAGATGGCTCCAACTGGCCACGTTTTTGCCTGTGATCAGATACACCCATTTGCCTAGCACCTACGGTGACGACAACGTCATGGAGatggcaaaaattttgacgtcGCTGCGACAAGCCAAAGTCACTCCGCTTTTGAAGAAATACGCGAAGATCTCCCTCGATACCGGTCTTCCGATGATCAGACCGCTGTGGATGTTGGAGTACAACGATACAGCGTGTCACGTGGTGGCTGATGAGTTTTCGATAGGCGAGGACCTCATCGTTGCTCCAGTTTTACGCTCGGGAGCCAGAGAAAGGGAGATTTATCTTCCAGCTGGAGTCTGGAAGGATGGGATCGGTGGAAACTTGAGGAAGGGGAGTCGATGGATCCACGATTATAAAGTTGAAGAGAATCAAGTGGCGTATTTTGAGAAGATGCCACCGGATACGAGATTTTGA
- the LOC138134855 gene encoding myogenesis-regulating glycosidase isoform X4 has protein sequence MSFSNFNLDEIQYIDDDGNTTVSKTPLRNARRKSVTSPPSKMLKPPGEDESGSNSPANSITSINSLASLLREKMQMLPATLRKKKSPDYKTRIFVCLLFITIVVLIFCAYFLYHQKVLQKAYFQKIKFNKIKRIMKIYNNDGQEVIRGKLGTTIKYDKALPCLPSDEKHDGSICSEWMGHARLYLQFHQHSPEVKCYNFQWIALNDAIAPTDCYDLSQPNDHWYGGGQTAESAWPLEKGNHDFAPFITGRVDKHEYGNVLERYFISSKGAAIIVDDATPLYVSISGVDNKELCLRAKYDDFAYVNRLMKTAQLNYSICTSSDMFKLHSNLVENALWDGLKPDDMNVINSLLTEPLWEVTSATKSELTEETISNYTENVIALGFLKQGHVLINEFWQRHVGDFEVDSERFPTLEEAITIMHRRGFRIVFSIQPFISTESFNFAEAVKRRLLVSERFSDRRIPALTRYKSSQSAGVLDTTNNGTIPWLLNKLKSVVAKYKFDAYYLDLGTAYNMPHYYQCEKPLINPDQYKTFFINNLQNSVSLFGVNSAVERPKAPTFVSLPQFESSWDGLRRVIPTILTYGLLGYPFLIPGAVGGDVEAPETLFYTNYSSELLPDKELYVRWLQLATFLPVIRYTHLPSTYGDDNVMEMAKILTSLRQAKVTPLLKKYAKISLDTGLPMIRPLWMLEYNDTACHVVADEFSIGEDLIVAPVLRSGAREREIYLPAGVWKDGIGGNLRKGSRWIHDYKVEENQVAYFEKMPPDTRF, from the exons ATGAGTTTTTCCAATTTCAATCTGGACGAGATCCAGTACATCGACGACGATGGAAATACCACCGTTTCCAA GACTCCTCTGCGTAATGCTAGAAGGAAGTCTGTCACAAGTCCTCCATCCAAGATGCTCAAACCTCCAGGTGAAGATGAGTCCGGAAGTAATTCACCGGCTAATTCCATCACGTCGATCAACTCCTTGGCGAGTCTGCTCAGGGAAAAAATGCAG ATGCTTCCTGCAACTCTCCGAAAAAAGAAATCTCCAGATTACAAAACTCGCATCTTCGTTTGCCTCCTGTTCATAACCATCGTCGTCTTGATCTTCTGCGCGTACTTCCTCTACCACCAAAAGGTCCTCCAGAAGGCTTATTTCCAGAAGATCAAGTTCAACAAGATCAAACGCATCATGAAGATTTACAACAACGACGGACAGGAAGTCATTCGAGGTAAACTGGGTACGACTATCAAATACGACAAAGCCTTGCCGTGTCTGCCATCTGATGAGAAGCACGATGGTAGTATCTGTTCGGAATGGATGGGTCACGCGCGTTTGTACCTTCAGTTCCATCAACACAGCCCCGAAGTGAAATGTTACAACTTCCAGTGGATCGCTTTGAACGATGCGATCGCGCCTACAGATTGTTACGACTTGTCACAACCCAACGACCATTGGTACGGTGGAGGTCAAACAGCGGAGTCCGCATGGCCCTTAGAAAAAGGCAATCACGATTTCGCCCCTTTTATCACAGGTCGCGTCGACAAACACGAGTACGGCAACGTTTTGGAACGCTACTTCATCAGTTCAAAAGGCGCGGCGATCATAGTAGACGACGCAACTCCTTTGTACGTCTCTATTTCGGGAGTAGACAACAAGGAGTTGTGTTTGAGGGCGAAGTACGACGACTTCGCTTACGTCAATCGCTTGATGAAGACGGCACAGTTGAATTATAGTATTTGCACTAGTTCCGACATGTTCAAATTGCATTCGAATCTAGTGGAAAACGCTCTGTGGGACGGTCTTAAACCTGACGACATGAACGTGATCAACTCGCTCTTGACTGAGCCTCTATGGGAGGTCACTTCTGCAACCAAGAGCGAGCTGACCGAAGAGACGATCTCGAATTACACCGAAAACGTGATAGCGCTGGGCTTTTTGAAGCAAGGACACGTTTTGATCAACGAGTTTTGGCAGAGACACGTCGGCGACTTTGAAGTCGATTCGGAACGGTTCCCGACGCTCGAAGAGGCGATCACGATCATGCATCGACGCGGCTTCAGAATCGTCTTTTCGATCCAACCGTTCATCTCCACTGAAAGCTTCAATTTTGCGGAAGCTGTCAAAAGGAGATTGTTGGTTTCGGAGAGGTTCAGCGACAGAAGAATTCCAGCGTTGACCAGGTACAAGTCGTCCCAGAGCGCTGGAGTTTTGGATACGACCAACAACGGAACCATCCCTTGGCTCCTCAACAAGCTGAAGTCGGTAGTGgcaaaatacaaatttgacgCGTACTATCTAGATCTAGGTACTGCGTACAACATGCCTCACTACTACCAGTGCGAGAAGCCTTTGATCAACCCGGACCAGTACAAGACTTTCTTCATCAACAACCTCCAAAACAGCGTCAGTCTCTTTGGGGTGAACAGCGCTGTCGAACGACCCAAAGCTCCAACGTTTGTGTCTCTCCCTCAATTTGAATCGTCATGGGATGGCTTGAGGAGAGTCATCCCGACCATACTGACCTACGGATTGCTCGGCTACCCCTTCTTGATTCCCGGTGCCGTCGGCGGCGACGTCGAAGCACCAGAAACCCTCTTCTACACCAACTACAGCTCCGAACTCCTCCCAGACAAAGAGCTCTACGTGAGATGGCTCCAACTGGCCACGTTTTTGCCTGTGATCAGATACACCCATTTGCCTAGCACCTACGGTGACGACAACGTCATGGAGatggcaaaaattttgacgtcGCTGCGACAAGCCAAAGTCACTCCGCTTTTGAAGAAATACGCGAAGATCTCCCTCGATACCGGTCTTCCGATGATCAGACCGCTGTGGATGTTGGAGTACAACGATACAGCGTGTCACGTGGTGGCTGATGAGTTTTCGATAGGCGAGGACCTCATCGTTGCTCCAGTTTTACGCTCGGGAGCCAGAGAAAGGGAGATTTATCTTCCAGCTGGAGTCTGGAAGGATGGGATCGGTGGAAACTTGAGGAAGGGGAGTCGATGGATCCACGATTATAAAGTTGAAGAGAATCAAGTGGCGTATTTTGAGAAGATGCCACCGGATACGAGATTTTGA
- the LOC138134855 gene encoding myogenesis-regulating glycosidase isoform X1, whose product MNRRKYNSRHFEEIPIIVVDPPPMDPKPNSVHETSLNVEGKDGDEGEERPPEASERRLSLRRNSISLPNLDDLQVLKQHVQIAEDGDDDTDSDYEIPPTSRTPLRNARRKSVTSPPSKMLKPPGEDESGSNSPANSITSINSLASLLREKMQMLPATLRKKKSPDYKTRIFVCLLFITIVVLIFCAYFLYHQKVLQKAYFQKIKFNKIKRIMKIYNNDGQEVIRGKLGTTIKYDKALPCLPSDEKHDGSICSEWMGHARLYLQFHQHSPEVKCYNFQWIALNDAIAPTDCYDLSQPNDHWYGGGQTAESAWPLEKGNHDFAPFITGRVDKHEYGNVLERYFISSKGAAIIVDDATPLYVSISGVDNKELCLRAKYDDFAYVNRLMKTAQLNYSICTSSDMFKLHSNLVENALWDGLKPDDMNVINSLLTEPLWEVTSATKSELTEETISNYTENVIALGFLKQGHVLINEFWQRHVGDFEVDSERFPTLEEAITIMHRRGFRIVFSIQPFISTESFNFAEAVKRRLLVSERFSDRRIPALTRYKSSQSAGVLDTTNNGTIPWLLNKLKSVVAKYKFDAYYLDLGTAYNMPHYYQCEKPLINPDQYKTFFINNLQNSVSLFGVNSAVERPKAPTFVSLPQFESSWDGLRRVIPTILTYGLLGYPFLIPGAVGGDVEAPETLFYTNYSSELLPDKELYVRWLQLATFLPVIRYTHLPSTYGDDNVMEMAKILTSLRQAKVTPLLKKYAKISLDTGLPMIRPLWMLEYNDTACHVVADEFSIGEDLIVAPVLRSGAREREIYLPAGVWKDGIGGNLRKGSRWIHDYKVEENQVAYFEKMPPDTRF is encoded by the exons ATGAATAGACGGAAATATAATTCGAGACATTTTGAAGAGATTCCGATCATTGTAGTGGACCCACCGCCGATGGATCCTAAACCTAATAGCGTACACGAAACTTCTTTAAATGTCGAAGGTAAAGACGGCGATGAAGGTGAAGAACGGCCGCCGGAAGCGTCGGAAAGAAGACTGTCCTTGAGAAGGAACAGCATCTCGCTTCCGAATCTGGACGACCTGCAAGTCCTCAAACAGCATGTCCAG ATCGCAGAGGATGGAGACGACGATACAGACAGTGATTACGAAATTCCCCCAACTAGTAG GACTCCTCTGCGTAATGCTAGAAGGAAGTCTGTCACAAGTCCTCCATCCAAGATGCTCAAACCTCCAGGTGAAGATGAGTCCGGAAGTAATTCACCGGCTAATTCCATCACGTCGATCAACTCCTTGGCGAGTCTGCTCAGGGAAAAAATGCAG ATGCTTCCTGCAACTCTCCGAAAAAAGAAATCTCCAGATTACAAAACTCGCATCTTCGTTTGCCTCCTGTTCATAACCATCGTCGTCTTGATCTTCTGCGCGTACTTCCTCTACCACCAAAAGGTCCTCCAGAAGGCTTATTTCCAGAAGATCAAGTTCAACAAGATCAAACGCATCATGAAGATTTACAACAACGACGGACAGGAAGTCATTCGAGGTAAACTGGGTACGACTATCAAATACGACAAAGCCTTGCCGTGTCTGCCATCTGATGAGAAGCACGATGGTAGTATCTGTTCGGAATGGATGGGTCACGCGCGTTTGTACCTTCAGTTCCATCAACACAGCCCCGAAGTGAAATGTTACAACTTCCAGTGGATCGCTTTGAACGATGCGATCGCGCCTACAGATTGTTACGACTTGTCACAACCCAACGACCATTGGTACGGTGGAGGTCAAACAGCGGAGTCCGCATGGCCCTTAGAAAAAGGCAATCACGATTTCGCCCCTTTTATCACAGGTCGCGTCGACAAACACGAGTACGGCAACGTTTTGGAACGCTACTTCATCAGTTCAAAAGGCGCGGCGATCATAGTAGACGACGCAACTCCTTTGTACGTCTCTATTTCGGGAGTAGACAACAAGGAGTTGTGTTTGAGGGCGAAGTACGACGACTTCGCTTACGTCAATCGCTTGATGAAGACGGCACAGTTGAATTATAGTATTTGCACTAGTTCCGACATGTTCAAATTGCATTCGAATCTAGTGGAAAACGCTCTGTGGGACGGTCTTAAACCTGACGACATGAACGTGATCAACTCGCTCTTGACTGAGCCTCTATGGGAGGTCACTTCTGCAACCAAGAGCGAGCTGACCGAAGAGACGATCTCGAATTACACCGAAAACGTGATAGCGCTGGGCTTTTTGAAGCAAGGACACGTTTTGATCAACGAGTTTTGGCAGAGACACGTCGGCGACTTTGAAGTCGATTCGGAACGGTTCCCGACGCTCGAAGAGGCGATCACGATCATGCATCGACGCGGCTTCAGAATCGTCTTTTCGATCCAACCGTTCATCTCCACTGAAAGCTTCAATTTTGCGGAAGCTGTCAAAAGGAGATTGTTGGTTTCGGAGAGGTTCAGCGACAGAAGAATTCCAGCGTTGACCAGGTACAAGTCGTCCCAGAGCGCTGGAGTTTTGGATACGACCAACAACGGAACCATCCCTTGGCTCCTCAACAAGCTGAAGTCGGTAGTGgcaaaatacaaatttgacgCGTACTATCTAGATCTAGGTACTGCGTACAACATGCCTCACTACTACCAGTGCGAGAAGCCTTTGATCAACCCGGACCAGTACAAGACTTTCTTCATCAACAACCTCCAAAACAGCGTCAGTCTCTTTGGGGTGAACAGCGCTGTCGAACGACCCAAAGCTCCAACGTTTGTGTCTCTCCCTCAATTTGAATCGTCATGGGATGGCTTGAGGAGAGTCATCCCGACCATACTGACCTACGGATTGCTCGGCTACCCCTTCTTGATTCCCGGTGCCGTCGGCGGCGACGTCGAAGCACCAGAAACCCTCTTCTACACCAACTACAGCTCCGAACTCCTCCCAGACAAAGAGCTCTACGTGAGATGGCTCCAACTGGCCACGTTTTTGCCTGTGATCAGATACACCCATTTGCCTAGCACCTACGGTGACGACAACGTCATGGAGatggcaaaaattttgacgtcGCTGCGACAAGCCAAAGTCACTCCGCTTTTGAAGAAATACGCGAAGATCTCCCTCGATACCGGTCTTCCGATGATCAGACCGCTGTGGATGTTGGAGTACAACGATACAGCGTGTCACGTGGTGGCTGATGAGTTTTCGATAGGCGAGGACCTCATCGTTGCTCCAGTTTTACGCTCGGGAGCCAGAGAAAGGGAGATTTATCTTCCAGCTGGAGTCTGGAAGGATGGGATCGGTGGAAACTTGAGGAAGGGGAGTCGATGGATCCACGATTATAAAGTTGAAGAGAATCAAGTGGCGTATTTTGAGAAGATGCCACCGGATACGAGATTTTGA
- the LOC138134855 gene encoding myogenesis-regulating glycosidase isoform X3, whose amino-acid sequence MKTRQIDKRCGRDYDDGDNTSETCSSLEIEIFDAYKIAEDGDDDTDSDYEIPPTSRTPLRNARRKSVTSPPSKMLKPPGEDESGSNSPANSITSINSLASLLREKMQMLPATLRKKKSPDYKTRIFVCLLFITIVVLIFCAYFLYHQKVLQKAYFQKIKFNKIKRIMKIYNNDGQEVIRGKLGTTIKYDKALPCLPSDEKHDGSICSEWMGHARLYLQFHQHSPEVKCYNFQWIALNDAIAPTDCYDLSQPNDHWYGGGQTAESAWPLEKGNHDFAPFITGRVDKHEYGNVLERYFISSKGAAIIVDDATPLYVSISGVDNKELCLRAKYDDFAYVNRLMKTAQLNYSICTSSDMFKLHSNLVENALWDGLKPDDMNVINSLLTEPLWEVTSATKSELTEETISNYTENVIALGFLKQGHVLINEFWQRHVGDFEVDSERFPTLEEAITIMHRRGFRIVFSIQPFISTESFNFAEAVKRRLLVSERFSDRRIPALTRYKSSQSAGVLDTTNNGTIPWLLNKLKSVVAKYKFDAYYLDLGTAYNMPHYYQCEKPLINPDQYKTFFINNLQNSVSLFGVNSAVERPKAPTFVSLPQFESSWDGLRRVIPTILTYGLLGYPFLIPGAVGGDVEAPETLFYTNYSSELLPDKELYVRWLQLATFLPVIRYTHLPSTYGDDNVMEMAKILTSLRQAKVTPLLKKYAKISLDTGLPMIRPLWMLEYNDTACHVVADEFSIGEDLIVAPVLRSGAREREIYLPAGVWKDGIGGNLRKGSRWIHDYKVEENQVAYFEKMPPDTRF is encoded by the exons ATGAAAACAAGACAGATTGATAAACGATGCGGTCGCGACTATGACGATGGTGACAATACTTCCGAAACGTGTTCGAGTCTAGAAATCGAGATATTTGATGCGTACAAG ATCGCAGAGGATGGAGACGACGATACAGACAGTGATTACGAAATTCCCCCAACTAGTAG GACTCCTCTGCGTAATGCTAGAAGGAAGTCTGTCACAAGTCCTCCATCCAAGATGCTCAAACCTCCAGGTGAAGATGAGTCCGGAAGTAATTCACCGGCTAATTCCATCACGTCGATCAACTCCTTGGCGAGTCTGCTCAGGGAAAAAATGCAG ATGCTTCCTGCAACTCTCCGAAAAAAGAAATCTCCAGATTACAAAACTCGCATCTTCGTTTGCCTCCTGTTCATAACCATCGTCGTCTTGATCTTCTGCGCGTACTTCCTCTACCACCAAAAGGTCCTCCAGAAGGCTTATTTCCAGAAGATCAAGTTCAACAAGATCAAACGCATCATGAAGATTTACAACAACGACGGACAGGAAGTCATTCGAGGTAAACTGGGTACGACTATCAAATACGACAAAGCCTTGCCGTGTCTGCCATCTGATGAGAAGCACGATGGTAGTATCTGTTCGGAATGGATGGGTCACGCGCGTTTGTACCTTCAGTTCCATCAACACAGCCCCGAAGTGAAATGTTACAACTTCCAGTGGATCGCTTTGAACGATGCGATCGCGCCTACAGATTGTTACGACTTGTCACAACCCAACGACCATTGGTACGGTGGAGGTCAAACAGCGGAGTCCGCATGGCCCTTAGAAAAAGGCAATCACGATTTCGCCCCTTTTATCACAGGTCGCGTCGACAAACACGAGTACGGCAACGTTTTGGAACGCTACTTCATCAGTTCAAAAGGCGCGGCGATCATAGTAGACGACGCAACTCCTTTGTACGTCTCTATTTCGGGAGTAGACAACAAGGAGTTGTGTTTGAGGGCGAAGTACGACGACTTCGCTTACGTCAATCGCTTGATGAAGACGGCACAGTTGAATTATAGTATTTGCACTAGTTCCGACATGTTCAAATTGCATTCGAATCTAGTGGAAAACGCTCTGTGGGACGGTCTTAAACCTGACGACATGAACGTGATCAACTCGCTCTTGACTGAGCCTCTATGGGAGGTCACTTCTGCAACCAAGAGCGAGCTGACCGAAGAGACGATCTCGAATTACACCGAAAACGTGATAGCGCTGGGCTTTTTGAAGCAAGGACACGTTTTGATCAACGAGTTTTGGCAGAGACACGTCGGCGACTTTGAAGTCGATTCGGAACGGTTCCCGACGCTCGAAGAGGCGATCACGATCATGCATCGACGCGGCTTCAGAATCGTCTTTTCGATCCAACCGTTCATCTCCACTGAAAGCTTCAATTTTGCGGAAGCTGTCAAAAGGAGATTGTTGGTTTCGGAGAGGTTCAGCGACAGAAGAATTCCAGCGTTGACCAGGTACAAGTCGTCCCAGAGCGCTGGAGTTTTGGATACGACCAACAACGGAACCATCCCTTGGCTCCTCAACAAGCTGAAGTCGGTAGTGgcaaaatacaaatttgacgCGTACTATCTAGATCTAGGTACTGCGTACAACATGCCTCACTACTACCAGTGCGAGAAGCCTTTGATCAACCCGGACCAGTACAAGACTTTCTTCATCAACAACCTCCAAAACAGCGTCAGTCTCTTTGGGGTGAACAGCGCTGTCGAACGACCCAAAGCTCCAACGTTTGTGTCTCTCCCTCAATTTGAATCGTCATGGGATGGCTTGAGGAGAGTCATCCCGACCATACTGACCTACGGATTGCTCGGCTACCCCTTCTTGATTCCCGGTGCCGTCGGCGGCGACGTCGAAGCACCAGAAACCCTCTTCTACACCAACTACAGCTCCGAACTCCTCCCAGACAAAGAGCTCTACGTGAGATGGCTCCAACTGGCCACGTTTTTGCCTGTGATCAGATACACCCATTTGCCTAGCACCTACGGTGACGACAACGTCATGGAGatggcaaaaattttgacgtcGCTGCGACAAGCCAAAGTCACTCCGCTTTTGAAGAAATACGCGAAGATCTCCCTCGATACCGGTCTTCCGATGATCAGACCGCTGTGGATGTTGGAGTACAACGATACAGCGTGTCACGTGGTGGCTGATGAGTTTTCGATAGGCGAGGACCTCATCGTTGCTCCAGTTTTACGCTCGGGAGCCAGAGAAAGGGAGATTTATCTTCCAGCTGGAGTCTGGAAGGATGGGATCGGTGGAAACTTGAGGAAGGGGAGTCGATGGATCCACGATTATAAAGTTGAAGAGAATCAAGTGGCGTATTTTGAGAAGATGCCACCGGATACGAGATTTTGA